The Lysobacter capsici genome has a segment encoding these proteins:
- a CDS encoding nucleoside 2-deoxyribosyltransferase domain-containing protein, producing MKALLMFSAMALSGGAVAGDTAAANPPRSITIQSPNPLPDDGRISVFLAGSIDMGGSVDWQAQVARELADEGVVLLNPRRDDWNPAWKPSAEEPEFRRQVEWELAALQRADVIAMYFAPGSQSPVTLLELGLHAGSGKLLLACPDGFWRKGNVDITADRYHVPRFDSLPALVAAVRERVERLRRARAGAGPG from the coding sequence ATGAAAGCGCTGCTGATGTTTTCCGCGATGGCCTTGTCCGGCGGCGCCGTGGCCGGCGACACCGCGGCGGCGAACCCGCCGCGTTCGATCACCATCCAGTCGCCGAACCCGCTGCCGGACGACGGCCGCATCAGCGTGTTCCTGGCCGGCAGCATCGACATGGGCGGCTCGGTCGACTGGCAGGCGCAGGTCGCGCGCGAGCTGGCCGACGAAGGCGTGGTCCTGCTCAACCCGCGCCGCGACGACTGGAACCCGGCCTGGAAGCCCAGCGCCGAGGAGCCCGAATTTCGCCGCCAGGTCGAATGGGAACTGGCCGCGCTGCAGCGCGCGGACGTGATCGCGATGTACTTCGCGCCCGGCTCGCAGAGCCCGGTGACCTTGCTGGAACTGGGCCTGCACGCCGGCTCGGGCAAATTGCTGCTGGCCTGCCCGGACGGGTTCTGGCGCAAGGGCAATGTCGACATTACCGCCGACCGCTACCACGTGCCGCGCTTCGACTCGCTGCCGGCCCTGGTCGCCGCGGTGCGCGAGCGGGTGGAACGGCTGCGTCGCGCGCGGGCTGGCGCTGGCCCGGGCTGA
- a CDS encoding Do family serine endopeptidase — MRPLPTLLTLALAAAFGGFAATAIREGIQAPAAASPAAAAVMPTTAALPASVGGQLLPSLAPMLQKVTPAVVSVHTKQTVRIRNPFANDPFFRRMFPNIPQERINESLGSGVIVDAKNGYVLTNHHVIEGADEVSVTLADGRTVKAEFLGSDPDTDVAVMRIPAQNLSAIALADSDALRVGDFVVAVGNPFGIGQTVTSGIVSAVGRSGLRGLGYQNFIQTDASINPGNSGGALVNLDGELIGINTASFNPQGSMAGNIGLGFAIPVNLARNIKDQLIANNGVVRRGTLGLESQDVTPQLAAGLKLSEPRGALVSRVFAGSAAAAAGLKPGDVILTANGQRVDGRDALRNFEGLQAIGSKIALEVQRDGQPLQLNATLREQPKAMAGAELDPRLTGATFAEVPERLRQSGVSGVVVESVSRGSRAEANNLRKDDVIVAASSGDFDDLPGFRASFTRTPAQLVLRIRRGNSVGNLPMQ; from the coding sequence ATGCGCCCTCTGCCGACCTTGCTGACCCTTGCCCTGGCCGCCGCATTCGGCGGTTTCGCCGCCACCGCGATCCGCGAAGGGATCCAGGCACCCGCGGCGGCCTCGCCGGCCGCGGCCGCGGTGATGCCGACCACCGCCGCATTGCCGGCCTCGGTCGGCGGCCAGTTGCTGCCGTCGCTGGCGCCGATGCTGCAGAAGGTGACCCCGGCCGTGGTCAGCGTGCATACCAAGCAGACCGTGCGCATCCGCAACCCGTTCGCCAACGATCCGTTCTTCCGCCGCATGTTCCCGAACATCCCGCAGGAGCGGATCAACGAATCGCTGGGCTCGGGCGTGATCGTCGACGCCAAGAACGGCTACGTGCTGACCAATCACCACGTGATCGAAGGCGCCGACGAGGTCTCGGTGACCCTGGCCGACGGCCGCACGGTCAAGGCCGAGTTCCTCGGCTCGGACCCGGACACCGACGTGGCGGTGATGCGGATTCCGGCGCAGAACCTCAGCGCGATCGCCCTGGCCGATTCCGATGCGCTGCGCGTCGGCGACTTCGTGGTCGCGGTCGGCAACCCGTTCGGGATCGGCCAGACGGTGACCTCGGGCATCGTTTCGGCGGTCGGCCGCAGCGGCCTGCGCGGGCTGGGCTACCAGAACTTCATCCAGACCGACGCCTCGATCAACCCGGGCAATTCCGGCGGCGCGCTGGTCAATCTCGACGGCGAACTGATCGGCATCAACACCGCCAGCTTCAATCCGCAGGGCAGCATGGCCGGCAACATCGGCCTGGGCTTCGCGATCCCGGTGAATCTGGCGCGCAACATCAAGGACCAGTTGATCGCCAACAACGGCGTGGTGCGTCGCGGCACGCTGGGGCTGGAGTCGCAGGACGTCACCCCGCAACTCGCGGCCGGGCTGAAACTGTCCGAGCCGCGCGGCGCGCTGGTCTCGCGCGTGTTCGCCGGCAGCGCGGCGGCGGCGGCCGGGCTCAAGCCCGGCGACGTGATCCTGACCGCCAACGGTCAGCGCGTCGACGGCCGCGATGCGCTGCGCAATTTCGAAGGCCTGCAGGCGATCGGCAGCAAGATCGCGCTGGAGGTGCAGCGCGACGGCCAGCCGCTGCAACTGAACGCGACCCTGCGCGAGCAGCCCAAGGCGATGGCCGGCGCCGAGCTCGATCCGCGCCTGACCGGCGCGACCTTCGCCGAAGTGCCCGAACGCCTGCGCCAATCCGGCGTTTCCGGCGTGGTGGTGGAAAGCGTGAGCCGCGGCAGCCGCGCCGAGGCGAACAATTTGCGCAAGGACGACGTCATCGTTGCGGCCAGCAGCGGCGATTTCGACGATCTGCCCGGTTTCCGCGCGAGCTTCACGCGGACTCCGGCACAGTTGGTCCTGCGGATCCGCCGCGGCAACAGCGTCGGCAATCTGCCAATGCAGTAA
- a CDS encoding phage holin family protein has protein sequence MDPHAQAPSGAPGGDSQRAAADDRAPSIDEAFRDIGSAGREGLSAALDTGRALRGLVAADLALARSALGRALLWVSVAIVFGASSWLLLMAALIAVLNGVLGWSWMASMAFAAGLSLVVTGVGVWQALRYFEHTRLDATRRQLRRLGIGDDEDDDAPALGVAPGLTPRDPNRTEAR, from the coding sequence ATGGACCCTCACGCCCAGGCGCCTTCGGGCGCCCCAGGCGGCGACTCGCAACGTGCCGCCGCGGACGATCGCGCACCATCGATCGACGAGGCGTTCCGCGACATCGGCAGCGCGGGCCGCGAGGGCCTGTCGGCTGCGCTCGACACCGGCCGCGCCTTGCGCGGCTTGGTGGCGGCCGATCTCGCCCTGGCGCGCAGTGCGCTGGGGCGGGCCTTGCTGTGGGTCAGCGTGGCGATCGTGTTCGGCGCTTCGTCGTGGCTGTTGCTGATGGCGGCGCTGATCGCGGTGCTCAACGGCGTGCTGGGCTGGTCGTGGATGGCCTCGATGGCGTTCGCGGCGGGCCTGAGCCTGGTCGTGACCGGCGTGGGCGTGTGGCAGGCCCTGCGTTACTTCGAACACACCCGCCTGGACGCCACCCGCCGGCAATTGCGCCGGCTCGGGATCGGCGACGACGAAGACGACGATGCGCCCGCGCTCGGCGTCGCACCGGGGCTCACGCCCCGCGATCCCAACCGCACGGAGGCGCGATGA
- a CDS encoding HAD family hydrolase — MTLPIRAITLDLDDTIWPIAPVMIRAESVLVDWLREHAPRTAERYPAPAMRELRDRIAAQRPDLAHDFTEQRRLTLEHMLRDSGDDTALAAAAFDVFFAARCEVEHYADSEHALARLAARLPLAALTNGNADLHRIGLMPLFRFQLGAREHGRAKPDASIFHAACARLEVEPAQVLHVGDDIEMDVVGGAQAGLRTCWINREHRSWPREHARPDLEFTTLAELADWLDAAHRTDTATA, encoded by the coding sequence ATGACCTTACCCATCCGCGCCATCACCCTCGATCTCGACGACACCATCTGGCCCATCGCTCCGGTCATGATCCGGGCCGAGAGCGTGCTCGTCGATTGGCTGCGCGAGCACGCGCCGCGCACCGCCGAACGCTATCCGGCGCCGGCCATGCGCGAGCTGCGCGACCGCATCGCCGCGCAGCGGCCGGACCTGGCCCACGATTTCACCGAACAGCGCCGGCTGACCCTGGAGCACATGCTGCGCGATTCCGGCGACGACACCGCGCTGGCCGCGGCCGCGTTCGACGTGTTCTTCGCCGCGCGCTGCGAGGTCGAGCATTACGCCGACAGCGAGCACGCGCTCGCGCGCCTGGCCGCGCGGCTGCCGCTGGCGGCATTGACCAACGGCAACGCCGACCTGCACCGGATCGGGCTGATGCCGCTGTTCCGCTTCCAGCTCGGCGCGCGCGAACACGGCCGGGCCAAGCCCGACGCCAGCATCTTCCACGCCGCCTGCGCGCGCCTGGAGGTGGAGCCGGCGCAGGTGCTGCACGTCGGCGACGACATCGAGATGGACGTGGTCGGCGGCGCCCAGGCCGGCCTGCGCACCTGCTGGATCAATCGGGAACACCGCAGCTGGCCGCGCGAACACGCGCGTCCGGACCTGGAATTCACCACCCTTGCCGAACTGGCCGACTGGCTGGACGCGGCGCACCGCACGGACACCGCCACCGCATGA
- a CDS encoding AI-2E family transporter — protein sequence MSLPAPPSASTEPSDPAQTPPADARTAASAPSVDTTADTPTSATDATASSPPPDTAAKPPPPPRPRASMPLLVLAMLAIGYTLWAAQELLLPVLLAAFFALVGNPILRLLGKFYVPRVLGALIVLAGGLAVAGALTVQLAEPAGEWVRQVPREMKQIGPKLRQMTKPLQDANRAAQNFARAAGGESTSKPVQVVKTELNDPYRSLTATPKYIAQALAVVLLTFFFMVYGESLQRNAIALLPSQRKKVVTIDILHSIEREISRYVLTISLINTGLGLALAGALYALGVPVQEALLWGTMAAILNFAPFVGPLIGMAVMLLMGLVAFDELWPSLLPVGLYLLLHTIESQAVTPIVLGRRMRLSPLVLILALMFFGWLWGIIGLLLAVPMLVCVKLVLARIEGLEGWSKLLE from the coding sequence TTGAGCCTGCCCGCGCCGCCGTCCGCCTCAACCGAGCCGTCCGACCCGGCGCAAACGCCGCCGGCCGACGCGCGCACCGCTGCGTCCGCGCCCAGCGTCGATACGACCGCCGACACCCCGACGTCCGCAACCGACGCAACCGCATCATCGCCACCGCCCGACACCGCGGCCAAGCCTCCGCCGCCGCCGCGTCCGCGCGCGTCGATGCCGCTGCTGGTGCTGGCGATGCTCGCGATCGGCTACACCTTGTGGGCCGCGCAGGAACTGCTGCTGCCGGTGCTGCTGGCCGCGTTCTTCGCTTTGGTCGGCAATCCGATCCTGCGCCTGCTCGGCAAGTTCTACGTGCCGCGTGTCCTCGGTGCGTTGATCGTGCTGGCCGGCGGTCTCGCGGTCGCCGGCGCGCTGACCGTGCAACTGGCCGAGCCGGCCGGCGAATGGGTGCGTCAGGTGCCGCGCGAGATGAAGCAGATCGGCCCGAAGCTGCGGCAGATGACCAAGCCGCTGCAGGACGCCAACCGCGCCGCGCAGAACTTCGCCCGCGCCGCCGGCGGCGAAAGCACCAGCAAGCCGGTGCAGGTGGTCAAGACCGAACTCAACGATCCCTATCGCTCGCTGACCGCCACGCCCAAGTACATCGCCCAGGCGCTGGCGGTGGTGCTGCTGACGTTCTTCTTCATGGTCTACGGCGAATCCCTGCAGCGCAACGCGATCGCCCTGCTGCCGAGCCAGCGCAAGAAAGTGGTCACCATCGACATCCTGCATTCGATCGAGCGCGAGATCTCGCGCTACGTATTGACCATCAGCCTGATCAACACCGGCCTCGGCCTGGCCCTGGCGGGCGCGCTGTACGCGCTGGGCGTGCCGGTGCAGGAGGCGCTGCTGTGGGGCACGATGGCGGCGATCCTGAATTTCGCTCCGTTCGTGGGCCCGCTGATCGGCATGGCGGTGATGCTGCTGATGGGCCTGGTCGCGTTCGACGAGTTGTGGCCGTCGCTGCTGCCGGTCGGGCTGTACCTGCTGCTGCACACGATCGAATCGCAGGCGGTGACGCCGATCGTGCTGGGCCGGCGCATGCGCTTGTCGCCGCTGGTGCTGATCCTGGCGCTGATGTTCTTCGGCTGGCTGTGGGGCATCATCGGCCTGCTGCTGGCGGTGCCGATGCTGGTGTGCGTGAAGCTGGTGCTGGCGCGGATCGAAGGCCTGGAGGGTTGGTCGAAGTTGCTGGAGTGA
- a CDS encoding endonuclease V → MQPRNRPEQSAMILAVDVQYRETSATVAGVLFADWDDAQALASHAVVCEEVAEYVPGEFYRRELPCILRLLDTLAEATIDCIAIDGYVWLGAERRPGLGAHLRDALGERLPVVGIAKTYYAGTPAETEVRRGGSDRPLYVSAAGMTLDEARAAVARMSGSHRIPDLLKQVDRLARGLEAPAPLTPSR, encoded by the coding sequence CTGCAGCCGCGTAATCGCCCCGAACAGTCCGCAATGATCCTCGCCGTCGACGTCCAGTACCGCGAAACCTCCGCCACCGTCGCCGGCGTCCTGTTCGCCGATTGGGACGATGCGCAAGCGCTCGCGTCCCACGCCGTGGTCTGCGAAGAAGTCGCCGAGTACGTGCCCGGCGAGTTCTATCGGCGCGAACTGCCGTGCATCCTGCGTCTGCTCGACACCTTGGCCGAGGCGACGATCGACTGCATCGCGATCGACGGCTACGTCTGGCTCGGCGCCGAGCGACGGCCCGGGCTCGGCGCGCACCTGCGCGATGCGCTGGGCGAGCGCTTGCCCGTGGTCGGCATCGCCAAGACTTATTACGCGGGCACGCCGGCCGAAACCGAAGTGCGGCGCGGCGGCAGCGATCGGCCCTTGTATGTATCGGCCGCGGGCATGACGCTGGACGAGGCCCGCGCCGCGGTCGCGCGGATGAGCGGCAGCCACCGGATTCCGGATCTGCTCAAGCAGGTCGACCGGTTGGCGCGCGGGCTGGAGGCCCCGGCGCCGCTGACGCCGTCGCGCTAG
- a CDS encoding leucyl aminopeptidase family protein, whose amino-acid sequence MTLPLGFTSDAGDALPLALVRRASFDSWRATLSESAAAWVDAQGFDASPGTVLTLPDGNGRIASAALGIGDPRDPFSYGHAPFALPQRDWQVSGEDDEASVSALRLGWGLGSYRFSRYKTPMRAPARLVVDAALEGDESFDLLAACVRVRDLINTPTEHMGPAELEAVAREIAQRFDAEIEVITGDALIEQNFPAIHAVGRASHRAPRLIALRWGDEAHPHIALVGKGVCFDTGGLDLKPADGMRWMKKDMGGAAHAIALAELIMARKLPLRITLLVPAVENSVGPDAFRPGEVIATRQGISVEIDNTDAEGRVILCDALTYAGEQKPVWLLDFATLTGAARIALGPDLPALFTNQDAIAVQWLEAGQRQRDPLWRMPLWRPYLRYLTSNIADLANAGPSKMAGSVTAALYLERFVPADLPWAHLDVYSWNDADRPGRPAGGEAQGLRAAYAMLKAHASE is encoded by the coding sequence ATGACTCTGCCCCTGGGTTTCACCTCCGATGCCGGCGACGCGCTGCCGCTGGCCCTGGTCCGCCGCGCCTCGTTCGACAGCTGGCGCGCGACGCTGAGCGAATCGGCCGCGGCCTGGGTCGACGCGCAGGGCTTCGACGCCTCGCCCGGCACCGTGCTGACCCTGCCCGACGGCAACGGCCGCATCGCCTCGGCCGCGCTCGGCATCGGCGATCCGCGCGATCCGTTCTCCTACGGCCACGCCCCGTTCGCGCTGCCGCAGCGCGATTGGCAGGTGAGCGGCGAAGACGACGAGGCGAGCGTGAGCGCGCTGCGTCTGGGCTGGGGCCTGGGCAGCTACCGCTTCAGCCGCTACAAGACGCCGATGCGCGCACCGGCGCGACTGGTCGTCGACGCGGCGCTGGAAGGCGACGAAAGTTTCGACCTGCTCGCCGCCTGCGTGCGCGTGCGCGATCTGATCAACACCCCGACCGAGCACATGGGCCCGGCCGAACTCGAAGCGGTCGCGCGCGAGATCGCGCAGCGCTTCGATGCCGAGATCGAGGTGATCACCGGCGATGCGCTGATCGAGCAGAACTTCCCCGCGATCCACGCGGTCGGCCGCGCCTCGCACCGCGCGCCGCGCTTGATCGCGCTGCGCTGGGGCGATGAGGCGCACCCGCACATCGCCCTGGTCGGCAAGGGCGTGTGCTTCGACACCGGCGGCCTCGACCTCAAGCCGGCCGACGGCATGCGCTGGATGAAGAAGGACATGGGCGGCGCCGCGCACGCTATCGCGCTGGCCGAACTGATCATGGCGCGCAAGCTGCCGCTGCGGATCACCCTGCTGGTGCCGGCGGTGGAAAACTCGGTCGGCCCGGACGCGTTCCGTCCCGGCGAAGTCATCGCCACCCGTCAGGGCATCAGCGTGGAGATCGACAACACCGACGCCGAAGGCCGGGTGATCTTGTGCGACGCGCTGACCTACGCCGGCGAACAAAAGCCGGTCTGGCTGCTGGACTTCGCCACCCTGACCGGCGCGGCGCGGATCGCGCTGGGCCCGGACCTGCCGGCGTTGTTCACCAATCAGGACGCGATCGCGGTGCAGTGGCTCGAAGCCGGCCAGCGCCAGCGCGACCCGCTGTGGCGCATGCCGCTGTGGCGTCCGTACCTGCGCTATCTCACCAGCAACATCGCCGACCTCGCCAACGCCGGTCCGTCGAAGATGGCCGGTTCGGTGACCGCGGCGCTGTACCTGGAGCGTTTCGTCCCCGCCGATCTGCCGTGGGCGCATCTGGACGTGTACAGCTGGAACGACGCCGACCGCCCGGGCCGCCCGGCCGGCGGCGAAGCGCAGGGCCTGCGCGCGGCCTACGCCATGCTCAAGGCGCACGCGAGCGAGTGA